A region from the Aliiroseovarius sp. F47248L genome encodes:
- a CDS encoding glycosyltransferase, producing the protein MAPPDAAIIIPHYNDPERLARCLTALSRNDLSRVEVLVVDNNSPTPPTEVQARFPDVRFVVESEKGAAAARNRGVAETDAPLLFFIDADCVAADDWVAKAHEVAPTADLIGGRVDVFDETPPPRSGAEAFEAVFAFNFQNYIEVQGFTGSGNLVTTRDVFEDVGGFRGGVSEDLDWSTRAVSNGHKLIYREDLVVSHPSRSDWAALRHKWRRLTQELFGVNGNTPRDRAKWALRALAMPISAIVHTPKVLGSDKLNGWVERLRAVGTLFRLRFQRMIWMLRQALGQDI; encoded by the coding sequence ATGGCACCGCCTGACGCCGCGATCATCATTCCCCACTATAATGACCCCGAACGGCTGGCGCGGTGCCTGACGGCACTTTCGCGCAATGACCTGTCACGGGTCGAGGTTTTGGTGGTGGACAACAATTCGCCCACGCCGCCGACCGAGGTTCAGGCGCGGTTTCCCGATGTCAGATTTGTGGTCGAGAGTGAAAAGGGGGCCGCTGCCGCCCGAAATCGCGGCGTGGCAGAAACAGACGCGCCGCTTCTGTTTTTCATTGATGCCGACTGCGTTGCCGCCGATGATTGGGTTGCCAAGGCGCATGAAGTTGCGCCTACCGCTGATTTGATCGGCGGTCGGGTCGATGTGTTCGACGAAACTCCGCCACCGCGGAGCGGGGCCGAGGCATTCGAGGCTGTCTTTGCCTTCAACTTCCAGAACTATATCGAGGTTCAGGGGTTCACAGGCTCGGGCAATCTTGTCACGACCCGCGACGTCTTTGAAGATGTTGGAGGGTTTCGCGGGGGTGTCTCGGAAGATCTGGATTGGAGCACGCGAGCGGTCTCAAACGGGCACAAGCTGATCTATCGCGAGGATCTGGTGGTCAGTCATCCGTCACGATCTGATTGGGCGGCCCTGCGCCACAAGTGGCGGCGATTGACGCAAGAGCTGTTCGGCGTGAACGGAAACACGCCGCGTGACCGTGCGAAATGGGCGCTGCGGGCTTTGGCGATGCCGATCAGCGCCATCGTACATACCCCGAAGGTTTTAGGCAGCGACAAGCTGAATGGGTGGGTTGAGCGGTTGCGGGCCGTGGGCACTTTGTTCCGGCTGCGGTTTCAGCGGATGATCTGGATGCTGCGGCAAGCGTTGGGTCAGGATATCTAG
- a CDS encoding CpsD/CapB family tyrosine-protein kinase, with product MEKLQAAIEKARRQRDGKSPVRRSQERPAKPPASMSEAWAELEPFELSSSVARKNRLVSLNGGSSAGPFDMLRTRILQQAINNGWKRIALVSPHSDCGKTTTAANLIFSFGRQTDLRTMVLDLDLRRQGLAKVLDLQCDGNMGDVLQGKKSFADHGRRFGENVAVGLNSGEVVNASEILQSSQTKVVLDELQDDYEPDVMLLDMPPLIGADDNFGFLQNVDCAILLAEAERSTIEQVDVAERQLSELTTVMGVVLNKSHFSDSAYGYGYGTA from the coding sequence ATGGAAAAGCTTCAGGCCGCCATCGAAAAGGCACGCAGACAACGCGACGGGAAATCCCCGGTGCGCCGGTCTCAGGAAAGACCGGCCAAACCACCTGCTTCGATGTCCGAGGCGTGGGCCGAACTGGAACCCTTTGAGCTTTCGTCGTCAGTTGCCCGGAAAAACCGGTTGGTGTCGTTGAATGGCGGGTCCAGCGCTGGTCCGTTCGACATGCTGCGCACGCGGATATTGCAGCAAGCCATCAACAATGGCTGGAAACGCATCGCGCTGGTATCGCCGCACAGTGATTGCGGCAAAACAACGACCGCTGCCAACCTGATTTTCAGCTTTGGTCGTCAAACGGACTTGCGGACGATGGTTCTGGATCTGGATTTGCGTCGGCAGGGGTTGGCCAAAGTGCTTGATCTGCAATGTGACGGCAATATGGGGGACGTGCTACAGGGCAAGAAAAGTTTCGCTGACCATGGCCGCCGGTTTGGCGAGAACGTGGCGGTCGGGCTGAACAGCGGCGAGGTCGTGAATGCCTCGGAAATCCTGCAAAGCAGCCAGACCAAGGTTGTGTTGGACGAGCTTCAGGACGATTACGAGCCGGACGTTATGCTTCTGGACATGCCGCCCCTGATCGGAGCGGACGACAACTTCGGGTTCCTGCAAAACGTCGATTGCGCCATTCTGTTGGCCGAGGCCGAACGCTCGACGATTGAGCAGGTTGATGTCGCTGAACGCCAATTGTCCGAGCTGACCACCGTCATGGGCGTCGTGCTGAACAAAAGCCATTTCAGCGACAGCGCATATGGATACGGATATGGCACCGCCTGA
- a CDS encoding lipopolysaccharide biosynthesis, with product MASTNLRYYRSIFIRRLPYFLVVATVISAASIIIGMSLPPSYVSRMTLIVESPQIPDELAASTARTPAQEQLQVVEQKLMTRANLLEIANKFQVLEGQDEMTPDRIAQAMRSRTSIRSSGGLDQAALMTINFEAPTGQKAASVLNEYLTLIQKEDVQSRTGRATQTLEFFEQEVSRLNQELAERSARILAFKTENVSALPESLDYRLSQQSLMQERLAQLERETVSLQEQRRRLVRIFETTGQVGGLRGPALTPEQKQLEELRSELNNALAVYSADNPRVKMLQARITVLEDQVRTAPTGDEGQEVTGNSLLDVQLAEISARQKVLDEQKDSARKQLARLTESIEQTPTNAIRLDELQLDYENLQLQYNTAVDRLSRASTGERIEVMSRGQRISVIEPPAVPSQPDKPNRALIAGGGSVFGILAGLGLILLLEILNKSIRRPEDLVSKLGIAPLATIPYITVDGENSHRRTLRILGVIIILIGIPVAVYAVHTFYQPLDLLADRIMDKIGVRW from the coding sequence ATGGCTTCAACGAACCTAAGATATTACCGATCTATTTTCATACGGCGGCTTCCGTATTTCCTGGTGGTCGCCACAGTTATTTCTGCGGCATCGATCATCATTGGGATGTCGCTACCGCCGTCTTATGTCTCGCGGATGACGCTGATCGTGGAATCGCCGCAGATCCCGGATGAATTGGCGGCCTCGACTGCGCGGACCCCTGCGCAGGAACAGTTGCAGGTTGTCGAACAAAAACTGATGACGCGCGCCAATCTGCTTGAGATCGCGAACAAGTTTCAGGTCTTGGAAGGTCAGGATGAGATGACGCCTGACCGAATTGCACAGGCGATGCGGTCGCGCACCTCGATCCGAAGCTCGGGGGGGTTGGACCAAGCAGCGTTGATGACGATCAACTTTGAGGCACCCACAGGCCAGAAGGCGGCCAGCGTGCTGAACGAATACCTGACCCTCATCCAGAAAGAGGATGTGCAATCGCGCACCGGGCGTGCCACGCAGACGCTTGAGTTCTTTGAGCAGGAAGTCTCGCGTCTTAATCAGGAACTGGCCGAGCGCAGCGCGCGTATTCTAGCATTCAAGACCGAAAATGTGTCGGCCTTGCCGGAAAGCTTGGATTATCGGTTAAGCCAACAGTCCCTGATGCAAGAGCGTTTGGCGCAGCTGGAGCGGGAAACAGTCAGCTTGCAGGAACAGCGCCGTCGGCTGGTGCGGATCTTTGAGACGACCGGACAGGTTGGCGGATTGCGCGGCCCGGCCCTAACGCCGGAACAGAAACAACTGGAAGAGCTGCGGTCAGAGTTGAATAACGCGCTTGCCGTCTATTCTGCTGACAATCCGCGGGTGAAGATGCTTCAGGCACGGATCACCGTTCTGGAAGATCAGGTCAGAACAGCACCGACGGGCGACGAAGGTCAGGAAGTGACCGGAAACTCGCTTCTGGATGTGCAGTTGGCCGAAATCTCGGCCCGGCAAAAAGTGTTGGATGAACAAAAAGACAGCGCTCGCAAGCAGTTGGCGCGACTTACCGAATCCATCGAGCAAACGCCGACAAATGCCATCCGTCTGGACGAGCTGCAGTTGGACTACGAGAATCTTCAGTTGCAATACAACACGGCCGTAGATCGCCTGTCGCGCGCCAGCACCGGCGAACGGATTGAGGTGATGTCGCGTGGGCAACGGATTTCGGTGATCGAGCCGCCTGCCGTCCCAAGTCAGCCCGACAAACCCAACCGCGCGCTTATCGCCGGGGGCGGCAGCGTTTTTGGCATTCTGGCGGGGCTTGGCCTGATCTTGCTGTTGGAAATTTTGAACAAGTCGATTCGCCGACCTGAAGATTTGGTGTCCAAGCTGGGCATCGCGCCACTGGCCACGATCCCTTACATCACCGTCGATGGTGAAAACTCGCACCGGCGCACGTTGCGCATTCTGGGTGTGATCATCATTTTGATTGGCATTCCCGTCGCCGTGTACGCAGTGCACACGTTCTATCAGCCGCTTGATCTGCTGGCTGACCGGATCATGGACAAAATTGGCGTGCGCTGGTGA
- a CDS encoding class I SAM-dependent methyltransferase — translation MSLLKKQAKVLVGRLGETLFPRVVEDLETGRHSGRDIRLKRAILYARSQRAKKLGNEEQSESTLHQYWKTDTANDFYVLYGHRFQDWFLGPHLKLIDQLEAYAQENPIEHMIEVGCGDGRVLDYCSKRLTGIKRFTGLDINPMIIDANKTRYADNPSLSFVSENAQDWVPEHTGPGTLLFTYGGVLEYFSQHGLEALIKRHTQQPDSVIAIVEPLDPAHDLQNDPDSHIFGQENSFSHNHRRILEKFDYHVRFEEEHQMGPIRWIMMMATNKPRNT, via the coding sequence ATGAGCCTCCTCAAGAAGCAAGCCAAGGTTTTGGTTGGGCGGTTGGGTGAAACACTTTTTCCACGCGTCGTCGAGGATCTCGAGACAGGACGACACAGCGGGCGCGACATTCGACTGAAACGCGCGATTTTATATGCGCGCAGTCAGCGGGCGAAGAAACTGGGGAACGAAGAGCAAAGCGAAAGCACGTTGCACCAGTACTGGAAAACCGATACGGCCAATGATTTTTACGTGCTGTACGGGCATCGGTTTCAAGATTGGTTTTTAGGGCCGCATCTGAAGCTGATTGATCAATTGGAAGCATACGCGCAAGAAAACCCCATCGAACACATGATCGAGGTTGGATGCGGCGATGGGCGTGTGCTGGATTATTGCTCGAAGCGACTGACTGGGATCAAACGGTTCACCGGGTTGGACATCAATCCAATGATCATCGACGCCAACAAGACCCGCTATGCTGATAACCCCTCGCTAAGTTTTGTGTCCGAGAATGCACAGGACTGGGTGCCAGAGCATACCGGACCTGGGACATTGCTTTTCACCTATGGCGGTGTGTTAGAATACTTCTCGCAACACGGGTTGGAAGCATTGATAAAGCGCCACACGCAGCAACCTGACAGTGTGATTGCCATCGTCGAACCCCTTGACCCGGCACATGATTTGCAAAATGATCCAGACAGCCATATTTTCGGCCAAGAGAATTCGTTCTCTCATAACCATAGACGTATATTGGAAAAATTTGATTACCATGTTCGATTTGAAGAAGAACACCAAATGGGTCCGATCCGATGGATCATGATGATGGCAACCAACAAACCGCGCAATACATGA
- a CDS encoding UDP-N-acetylglucosamine transferase subunit ALG14 codes for MTSSNSFGSAPRILAVASAGGHWHQLGQVCAAFDPTDVTYVTTLDGLPQKSGFARFELVQDCNKNAPFKALICTVQMAGVLMRTRPDVIITTGALPGVIALVLGWMIRRRTIWVDSIANAEEASSSGKLAKRFATLWLSQWESVAQAEGGKYEGSLL; via the coding sequence ATGACATCATCAAATTCATTCGGGTCGGCCCCGCGTATTCTGGCCGTTGCATCTGCTGGCGGACATTGGCACCAATTGGGGCAGGTTTGCGCTGCGTTTGACCCGACGGATGTGACCTATGTGACTACGTTGGATGGGCTACCGCAGAAGTCAGGGTTTGCGCGGTTTGAGCTTGTACAGGACTGCAACAAGAATGCCCCGTTTAAGGCTCTGATCTGCACCGTGCAGATGGCTGGCGTGCTGATGCGCACACGCCCGGACGTGATCATCACCACCGGGGCTTTGCCCGGTGTGATCGCGCTTGTGCTGGGTTGGATGATCCGTCGCCGTACCATCTGGGTGGACAGCATCGCCAACGCGGAAGAGGCATCATCCTCGGGCAAACTGGCGAAACGATTTGCAACACTGTGGCTGTCGCAATGGGAAAGTGTCGCGCAGGCTGAAGGCGGTAAATACGAGGGGTCTTTGCTATGA
- a CDS encoding AAA family ATPase, translating to MNSNELYTGHFGLTERPFTLVPDPSFLFWSKQHKRAYAVLEFGVLSRAPITLITGEIGSGKTTLVQKLLSQMDESVRVGLLSNVQGDRGELLQWVMNALSIPFEPTESYVTLFQRFQESIVSEYAEGRRVVLIIDEAQNLSSEGLEEMRMLTNINANKDELIQLILVGQPELKTIVLSPGMRQLAQRVAASFHLDGMDEPTVRSYIKHRLKVAGGKGSEITPLACAEIFRATHGIPRLVNQLCELSLLYAWSSNNKRVSVKAVRNVLDDGVFFASNVSDDDQELNEAPEDDTTKPLFLRQGRRVDIPKKKTG from the coding sequence ATGAATTCCAACGAACTCTACACTGGCCATTTCGGATTGACCGAACGGCCCTTTACTCTGGTGCCGGACCCAAGCTTCCTGTTTTGGTCCAAGCAGCACAAGCGCGCCTATGCCGTATTGGAGTTCGGAGTTTTGTCGCGTGCCCCGATTACGCTGATCACTGGTGAGATCGGTTCGGGCAAGACCACCCTTGTGCAGAAACTTCTAAGCCAGATGGACGAAAGTGTGCGCGTCGGGCTGCTGTCAAACGTGCAGGGCGACCGGGGCGAGCTGCTGCAATGGGTGATGAACGCGCTGTCCATCCCGTTTGAACCGACAGAAAGTTATGTCACGCTGTTTCAGCGGTTTCAGGAAAGCATCGTCAGCGAATACGCTGAAGGTCGTCGAGTCGTGCTGATCATCGACGAAGCGCAGAACCTGTCCAGCGAAGGGCTGGAAGAGATGCGGATGCTGACAAACATCAATGCCAATAAAGACGAACTGATCCAGCTGATCCTTGTTGGGCAACCCGAACTGAAAACCATCGTACTGAGTCCCGGAATGCGCCAATTGGCACAGCGGGTCGCTGCCAGCTTTCATTTGGACGGCATGGATGAACCCACTGTGCGTTCGTATATCAAGCACCGTCTCAAGGTTGCGGGCGGAAAGGGCAGCGAAATTACGCCGCTGGCCTGTGCCGAGATATTCAGGGCCACTCACGGCATACCGCGTCTGGTCAACCAGCTGTGTGAACTGTCCTTGCTCTATGCCTGGAGCAGCAACAACAAGCGTGTTTCAGTAAAGGCCGTGCGCAATGTTCTGGATGATGGAGTGTTTTTCGCCAGCAATGTGTCAGATGACGACCAGGAATTGAACGAAGCGCCAGAGGATGACACGACCAAACCTTTGTTCTTGCGCCAAGGACGGCGGGTTGACATTCCCAAGAAGAAAACAGGATAG
- a CDS encoding glycosyltransferase, producing the protein MIFVTVGTQLPFDRMVSIIDDLADEMSLEVFAQTADPAATYDHIKHAPFLTPDEYDDIIARTTVLVGHAGIGTILTAKQMEKPVIVMPRKASLGEHRNEHQLATARHLEGHEGVYIAHDRTQLATLLQAPDLIPASFRDTPEKTRLQTYLRDFVYG; encoded by the coding sequence ATGATCTTCGTGACCGTTGGCACGCAATTGCCGTTCGACCGCATGGTGTCAATCATCGACGATCTGGCGGACGAGATGTCGTTGGAGGTGTTCGCACAGACCGCCGATCCGGCCGCGACCTACGACCATATCAAACACGCCCCGTTTTTGACGCCGGATGAATATGACGACATCATCGCGCGCACGACCGTTCTGGTCGGTCACGCCGGGATTGGCACCATCCTGACCGCGAAGCAAATGGAAAAACCGGTGATCGTGATGCCGCGCAAGGCGTCGTTGGGTGAACATCGCAACGAACACCAACTGGCCACTGCCCGCCATCTGGAAGGGCACGAAGGTGTCTATATCGCCCATGACCGAACCCAGCTTGCCACGTTGTTGCAGGCGCCGGACCTGATACCAGCCAGCTTCCGCGATACGCCGGAGAAAACGCGATTGCAGACATATTTGCGTGACTTCGTCTATGGCTGA
- a CDS encoding CPBP family glutamic-type intramembrane protease, which yields MDHDDGNQQTAQYMTTDTVSESGLLGTLRRHEVWVFLFGIVILNACFITAIANGILPRGLYNWGRFLLLASYLVFVVYLARQMGGVWSLIKPMGVWRVPLKWFLLAAIWGAMNAIIVLVLKGLILGTGLSEIHASFEVISRPRLILVIVISSFVGEIVWIGYAVQKLSVRFTPFVSALIVGLFWTAWWTPMVFMQIGIVPELPLGGLLLNQTGIAIMCAYFYARTGSGLVVLTMQIFFNSSILVFPIAPTTGGVATYWGFAMFYFTLSAAFFARYGPKPLFAKD from the coding sequence ATGGATCATGATGATGGCAACCAACAAACCGCGCAATACATGACCACCGATACGGTGTCAGAATCCGGTTTGCTTGGCACCTTGCGCCGCCATGAAGTCTGGGTCTTTCTGTTCGGAATCGTCATCCTGAATGCGTGTTTCATCACCGCGATCGCGAACGGGATTTTGCCGCGCGGTTTGTATAACTGGGGCCGATTCCTTCTGCTGGCCTCATATCTTGTCTTCGTCGTTTATCTGGCGCGCCAAATGGGTGGGGTTTGGTCCTTGATCAAACCCATGGGCGTGTGGCGTGTACCTTTGAAATGGTTCCTTCTGGCGGCCATTTGGGGCGCGATGAACGCGATAATTGTGCTGGTGTTAAAAGGACTGATCCTTGGCACCGGATTGTCCGAAATTCACGCCAGCTTCGAAGTTATCTCGCGCCCGCGGTTGATACTGGTGATTGTCATAAGTTCCTTCGTTGGAGAGATCGTCTGGATCGGCTATGCGGTTCAGAAACTTTCGGTGCGGTTCACCCCTTTCGTGTCAGCGCTGATTGTAGGGTTGTTCTGGACGGCGTGGTGGACCCCGATGGTGTTCATGCAGATTGGAATCGTCCCCGAACTGCCTCTGGGTGGGCTTTTGTTGAATCAGACGGGCATCGCGATCATGTGTGCGTATTTCTATGCGCGCACAGGCAGCGGGCTGGTGGTGCTGACGATGCAGATCTTTTTTAACAGTTCGATTCTGGTGTTCCCCATTGCCCCGACGACAGGCGGGGTGGCGACCTATTGGGGGTTTGCCATGTTCTATTTTACACTCAGCGCGGCATTTTTTGCGCGATATGGGCCCAAACCATTGTTTGCTAAAGACTAA
- a CDS encoding rhomboid family intramembrane serine protease, with amino-acid sequence MIAHPHLTRPAKALILGLIALNVVIEAVLFAADLGLVGTKQWRPLAYQNAAFWAGLLHNWRPNYAAQPWTMFVSYAFLHGGMAHLLGNMLTLWLIGRMAIVRAGPKGFVLIYVLSAIGGALLFGILTLSARPMVGASGALFGLVGAILYWRWTDRQRLGLDQWPVLKTVLILGVLNLLLWLLMGGLLAWETHLGGFVAGWSAAAALAFFRKKRRARRRSAR; translated from the coding sequence ATGATCGCCCACCCGCACCTGACCCGGCCCGCCAAGGCCCTGATCCTCGGCCTGATCGCCCTGAATGTGGTGATCGAGGCAGTGTTGTTTGCTGCCGATCTGGGGCTTGTCGGCACCAAGCAATGGCGCCCGTTGGCATATCAGAACGCCGCGTTCTGGGCGGGGCTTTTGCACAATTGGCGCCCGAACTATGCCGCGCAACCTTGGACGATGTTCGTCAGCTATGCTTTTTTGCATGGCGGTATGGCACATTTGCTGGGCAACATGCTGACGCTGTGGCTGATCGGGCGCATGGCGATTGTGCGCGCAGGTCCAAAAGGGTTCGTGCTGATCTATGTGCTGTCCGCCATAGGCGGCGCGCTGTTGTTCGGGATCCTGACCCTGTCGGCGCGACCTATGGTTGGGGCGTCGGGGGCACTGTTCGGTTTGGTCGGTGCGATTCTGTATTGGCGGTGGACGGACCGGCAGCGGTTGGGGCTGGATCAGTGGCCGGTTCTGAAAACCGTTCTGATCCTTGGTGTCCTGAACCTGCTGCTGTGGCTTCTAATGGGCGGGCTGCTGGCGTGGGAAACCCATTTGGGCGGCTTTGTCGCCGGATGGTCGGCGGCCGCGGCCCTGGCATTTTTCAGAAAGAAGCGTCGCGCACGACGCAGATCAGCGCGCTAG